The following proteins are encoded in a genomic region of Streptomyces collinus Tu 365:
- a CDS encoding TIGR03936 family radical SAM-associated protein has protein sequence MQRIRLRYTKRGRLRFTSHRDFQRAFERALRRAEVPMAYSAGFTPHPKVSYANAAPTGTGSEAEYLEIALTASRDPEPLRVLLDESLPTGLDIVDAVEARTPGLADRLTASMWELRLDGVDPAEAERAVEAFTGADTVEVQRMTKNGVRTFDARPAVVSLETHGSQADRPTDQPCAILRLVVRHVTPAVRPDDVLSGLRAVADLAPPVPAAVTRLAQGLFDEETGTVTDPLAPDREAAEALKAVPAAAATAPTPEGSA, from the coding sequence GTGCAGCGCATCCGACTGCGCTACACCAAGCGCGGCCGCCTCCGGTTCACCAGCCACCGAGACTTCCAGCGCGCCTTCGAGCGTGCGCTGCGCCGCGCCGAGGTGCCCATGGCGTACTCGGCGGGGTTCACGCCGCATCCGAAGGTGTCGTACGCCAATGCCGCACCCACCGGCACGGGCAGTGAGGCGGAGTACCTCGAGATCGCGCTGACCGCGTCGCGCGACCCCGAGCCGCTGCGCGTCCTCCTCGACGAGTCGCTGCCCACCGGGCTCGACATCGTCGACGCGGTCGAGGCACGGACCCCGGGCCTCGCCGACCGGCTCACGGCCTCCATGTGGGAGCTGCGGCTGGACGGCGTCGACCCGGCCGAGGCCGAGCGCGCGGTCGAGGCCTTCACCGGGGCCGACACCGTCGAGGTGCAGCGCATGACCAAGAACGGCGTCCGCACCTTCGACGCCCGCCCGGCCGTGGTCAGTCTGGAAACGCACGGTTCGCAGGCTGATAGGCCGACCGACCAGCCCTGTGCGATACTGCGGCTGGTTGTTCGGCACGTGACGCCTGCCGTACGACCCGACGACGTCCTGTCCGGTCTCCGCGCCGTGGCCGACCTGGCGCCGCCGGTCCCCGCAGCGGTGACCAGGCTGGCGCAGGGGCTGTTCGATGAAGAGACCGGCACGGTGACCGACCCGCTCGCGCCCGA
- a CDS encoding alpha/beta hydrolase family protein has product MTHRFSDNVQFDYEIAVALGSAWRQGADVGEVLATAAAVADAGGQEWFDAWAALGRGVREQADRCAAGGDAVSARDAWLRAAGYLGTALVGVDAVADPDKRLAEVFPEHRACFDRFLGALRPPAEPVAIPYEDTTLPGYLISPPSAAGASGTPGRSPTLIVNNGSDGPVSTAWTMLGAPAVARGYRVLLFDGPGQQSTLFERGTTFRPDWENVVTPVVDFLLARPEVDPARIVLAGISQAGYWVPRALAFEHRIAAAVADPGVVRVVDSWWHNLGPELRGLWESGERETFDRVLEGAFAEDPALAATWRWRAKPYGIDVPSELLAEVSRYDLAPVAGRITTPLLITDPDGEHFWPGASRELYDLLPGPKRLVRFTEAEGAHRHCEPMGRALFEQRVFDWLDGFCHRTAPAR; this is encoded by the coding sequence ATGACCCACCGTTTCAGCGACAACGTCCAGTTCGACTACGAGATCGCGGTCGCCCTCGGCTCGGCCTGGCGGCAGGGCGCCGATGTGGGCGAGGTGCTGGCGACGGCCGCCGCCGTCGCGGACGCCGGCGGGCAGGAGTGGTTCGACGCCTGGGCCGCGCTGGGCCGCGGGGTGCGGGAGCAGGCCGACCGCTGCGCGGCGGGCGGGGACGCGGTGAGCGCCCGGGACGCCTGGCTGCGTGCCGCCGGCTACCTGGGCACCGCGCTCGTCGGCGTGGACGCGGTCGCGGACCCGGACAAGCGGCTGGCCGAGGTGTTCCCGGAGCACCGGGCCTGTTTCGACCGCTTCCTGGGTGCCCTGCGGCCGCCCGCCGAGCCGGTGGCGATCCCCTACGAGGACACGACGCTGCCCGGCTATCTGATCAGCCCGCCCTCCGCCGCCGGTGCCTCCGGTACGCCGGGCCGGTCGCCCACGCTGATCGTCAACAACGGCAGCGACGGTCCGGTCAGCACCGCCTGGACCATGCTCGGTGCGCCGGCCGTGGCCCGCGGCTACCGCGTCCTGCTGTTCGACGGCCCGGGCCAGCAGTCGACGCTGTTCGAGCGCGGGACGACCTTCCGGCCCGACTGGGAGAACGTCGTCACCCCGGTCGTGGACTTCCTGCTCGCCCGCCCCGAGGTCGACCCCGCGCGGATCGTGCTGGCCGGTATCAGCCAGGCCGGCTACTGGGTGCCGCGCGCCCTGGCCTTCGAGCACCGGATCGCCGCCGCGGTCGCCGACCCGGGGGTGGTGCGGGTGGTCGACAGCTGGTGGCACAACCTCGGGCCCGAGCTGCGCGGACTGTGGGAGTCGGGCGAGCGGGAGACCTTCGACCGCGTACTGGAGGGCGCCTTCGCCGAGGACCCGGCGCTCGCCGCGACCTGGCGCTGGCGGGCCAAGCCGTACGGCATCGACGTACCGTCCGAGCTGCTGGCCGAGGTGAGCCGGTACGACCTGGCGCCCGTCGCCGGCCGGATCACGACTCCGCTGCTGATCACCGACCCGGACGGCGAGCACTTCTGGCCGGGCGCCTCACGGGAGTTGTACGACTTGCTCCCGGGACCGAAGCGGCTGGTGCGGTTCACCGAGGCCGAGGGGGCGCACCGGCACTGCGAACCCATGGGCCGCGCCCTGTTCGAGCAGCGTGTCTTCGACTGGCTGGACGGTTTCTGTCACCGAACGGCCCCAGCAAGGTAA
- a CDS encoding DUF805 domain-containing protein, protein MNWYVDVLKKYAVFSGRARRQEFWMFALFNFIINIVLTVVDNAIGSSIPGLIYALAVLIPGLAVTVRRLHDTGRSGWAILISLIPLVGTIILIVWLAGEGKAEANEYGANPKYATAA, encoded by the coding sequence ATGAACTGGTACGTCGATGTCCTGAAGAAGTACGCGGTCTTCAGCGGGCGCGCGCGCCGACAGGAATTCTGGATGTTTGCCCTGTTCAACTTCATCATCAACATCGTGCTGACCGTCGTCGACAACGCGATCGGTTCGAGCATCCCGGGCCTCATCTACGCCCTGGCCGTCCTGATTCCGGGTCTCGCCGTCACGGTCCGGCGCCTGCACGACACCGGCCGATCCGGCTGGGCGATCCTCATCTCCCTCATCCCGCTCGTGGGCACGATCATCCTGATCGTCTGGCTCGCCGGCGAGGGCAAGGCCGAGGCGAACGAGTACGGGGCCAACCCCAAGTACGCGACCGCCGCCTGA
- a CDS encoding YihY/virulence factor BrkB family protein, giving the protein MRPEEGRTAEKSRRRLTRTLTFWLRPAFALGCFARFQRIAGFDRSMALASSSLTALVPVAIIGGTVLSSLTNSDAADRIISRYGLSGAGADAVRSLFSPAESSTSVGVFGVLFLVISALSFTRALQRLFEQAWELKPLSVRNTRNGLWWLLSGGVFVLATGWLYAALGETRRGLVATICETPLSAVFLIWSGYLLSARRVGWKDLVPFGVTAAVATAFYSWGTALYLPRLFNTSAERYGVVGAVFALISALFGVMLVVVGSAALGREVADELTRIAQGQRTPDDEVRRQWDSVVEQSLSRWRKVRRQVGRHRPGEPPDEPPDEPPDEEDGAG; this is encoded by the coding sequence GTGCGTCCCGAGGAGGGCAGGACGGCGGAGAAAAGTCGCCGGCGCCTGACCAGAACGCTCACGTTCTGGCTGCGTCCCGCCTTCGCACTGGGGTGCTTCGCCCGCTTCCAGCGGATCGCGGGGTTCGACCGCTCGATGGCCCTGGCCTCCAGCTCACTGACCGCCCTGGTGCCGGTCGCGATCATCGGCGGCACCGTGCTGTCCAGCCTCACCAACTCGGACGCCGCGGACCGGATCATCTCCCGGTACGGCCTCAGCGGAGCCGGTGCCGACGCGGTGAGGTCCCTCTTCTCGCCCGCCGAGAGCAGCACCAGCGTGGGCGTGTTCGGCGTGCTGTTCCTCGTCATCTCCGCGCTGAGCTTCACCCGCGCCCTGCAACGCCTGTTCGAGCAGGCCTGGGAGCTCAAGCCGCTCAGCGTGCGCAACACCCGCAACGGGCTGTGGTGGCTGCTGTCCGGAGGCGTGTTCGTGCTGGCGACCGGCTGGCTGTACGCCGCGCTCGGCGAGACCAGGCGCGGGCTCGTGGCCACGATCTGCGAGACACCGCTGTCCGCCGTCTTCCTGATCTGGAGCGGTTACCTGCTGTCCGCCCGGCGGGTCGGCTGGAAGGATCTCGTCCCCTTCGGTGTCACGGCGGCCGTGGCCACGGCCTTCTACTCCTGGGGCACCGCCCTCTACCTCCCGCGCCTGTTCAACACCTCCGCCGAGCGCTACGGGGTGGTCGGCGCCGTCTTCGCGCTGATCTCGGCGCTCTTCGGCGTCATGCTCGTCGTCGTCGGGTCGGCCGCGCTGGGGCGGGAGGTCGCCGACGAGCTCACGCGGATCGCCCAGGGGCAGCGCACGCCCGACGACGAGGTCCGCCGGCAGTGGGACAGCGTGGTCGAGCAGAGCCTCTCCCGCTGGCGCAAGGTGCGCCGCCAGGTGGGCCGCCATCGCCCCGGTGAACCGCCCGACGAACCGCCCGACGAACCGCCCGACGAGGAGGACGGAGCGGGATGA